The genomic window CgtgtttatgatttatatattatgatttgtttaataaatatattatgtttatatattttaatatgtgctttacaaatattttagcaaAACAAATAGCAATgacgataaatataatttttcaaacatttatggAAATCTATACTtatcaattatacaaataaattactttttcttCACTACACATAGTTTTCTTTTcaatcacaatttttaaaaaaaaaagtataacacaaataaaattattagtaaataaatttgttagcgattatgataatattatataggtataaatatttaatataccaacTCAGATAAAACGCAAAAATACCTGGTTACAACGTCTTATGTACATTCCAAAATAACTCGAACCgcaattatgatttatgattatacTCTTTTCTTAGATATCTATCTTTAGAACACAACTAGTATGCAgccttttataattatataatatttattatttaatactgcaCCGCGGTCagacataggtacctacgaaGTTAAGAGGACGTTATACCagcatgtgttgtctctgtTTTACTAGCGTACGTCATAGCAAATTTGCGTTCATTAGAACATATTTTGTGATGTTAGCTTTAGTATTAGAATAAGCttacctattatcaaatttaaaggtaagtatattatctaGGACATTTCATAtggttttatagatattatcattttaaagagaattatgaacattttaaagttgcaatattttttatagctataactaacatttaaatgatataatatccctaaaagcatattatgatatttcctggataatattcttacctttaaatttgataatgggtaaatttactctaatattaaagctaacatcACAAAGTGTGTTCTGCTGAACGCAAATTCGATAATATGATGTACAATGTACGTTAGTAAGACAAAGAAAACACATGCGGGTATAACGTCGTCTGAAGTGGGACTCTCTTATGTGACTTATGTCACATTGTCACATAGACAATAATTAAAGTTGTCCCGATATAGCCATCAgtattttctaagtatttataaatattacgagtatatccGATATATCAAGTGTTTTAAATGACGGTGAATACAtggtagtataaatatatatttatttttaccatgaaCTACCTATAATCATTAAGAGAGTAAGAGACTAAGAAAGCACTATAAGCTGAACAATAATGTTAGTCAGttgagaatattatatttgagaaAATACATCATACTTAATGAGGAAGTCAAAGGGTCGTCTTATTTTTGGAGGCGCTAAATTTAAAggtagatttaaatttttgtaatttgttgatataaaaaaggtattttatatCAGTCTTAAATATTCCAAGATACTAAATACGCTGTACAAtgtacacaaataattatcaagtattataatttataatactgaaatttatattgtagtgattagatattatgttataagtaGATACTGACGATTGGTAATTGTTTGGGCGGCATGATGTGCATCCCGCCGGTCTCCTTTACAGCAGCCACGGTGGGCGACACCCCGTTCAAGGACCAGTGTGTGTTGACCAACACCAGACTGACGTTGGACGCCAACTCGTCCAGGGACACGTCCAGGCCCAAGCGTTTTCTCAGCGTCCGTTGGCTCCAGGGCCGATTCACCAGTCGGAACATGGCAGCGGACACGACCGATACGGCCATGTTGGTCAGCCGCTGGCCGAGGTCCATGTGTTCCGGCAGGCCGCTAAACACGGACGGTCTGTACGCGATCTGTTGCGGCTGGCCAACTAGGGACATGGTCCACGGCGTTAGCGGACAGCTGCTGAGCAAAACGAACGGCGCGCGATACTTGGCGGCGAAACCGAGAGGCAGTTCGCTGTTGAAATGTTCGGCGATGACCAAGTCGAACGACGCGGTTCGATCTTCGAGCAGGTTCTGGACGGCTGGCACGTCGAACAAGCCTTCCGTCGTTCCGGCCAAATAGGACAGACTGAATCGATCCGTCAACGAGCCGACGATGCCAAAGTACCCGGCAGTGTTCGGAAAAGTGACGTTGTTGTTGGACATGGGCATGGAGCCGACGACATTGATGTCGGTAATGTTCGGGTGCGACGAATCGAAATTGCTGATTACGTGAACGTCGTGTCCGCGATCCGCCAGTGTTCGTAGGTAAGGCAAGAACACCATGTGATGGCTGTACCCGTGGTGCGGGAACACTCCGAGTATGCGAGCCGCGGACGCGCGGTAAGACGCGGCCACGGTGGCCGAGACGAGCAAATACATTGCGGTGACGTTAACCATGGTTGCTGTGTGCTGGTCTATAAGGTGTATAAAGTGCACACTTTCATAGTTTCATAGCGAAGTGGCAGTTGAGTAATGAGTATATTGTGCGGTCACATTTAAACTGCACTCGTATACTTTAAAACGATATACCTAGGAGATGAATAACACCTGaaggtatacatattgtatttcgtaattgtgtttaatatttataacgaaCAATATTGACCAgataacaatacataatactcAAAAATGTCTGGTGTGAAGAGCTTAATAGATTGCCGcacaattaaaaagttaattcgatattgaatatattatgattcataACTAATTGCATTGAGTAGAGCTGAGTGTAGGTAATTGGTAATATATCGTAAAAAATCGatgaatatataggtacctataattgttaattgtttgataattgtattgattttacaatgatacttatatacttgattttatatgaaatttactagtactattcaaaataaacaaaaaaataaaaaataattacgacaaaaacagttaaaacCTGCAGATaccaaatatattgattttgagtttttgttataaatttaaaaatcaagaaTAACTATAGAGATTTGGATTTCTCACcatgatatttgtattaacattatgccattatatttaaataattctagacatgataaatatttttgtgctatttataagcatttgaaatttttaatttttttttttaataggtattcatTCTTGGTTGTGTGTAAAcagcttaaaaatgtatttcaatgaatttaatgtaattaatcaaataaaaaaattggtatggtgacaattcataattttgaaattggtATTTGCCATCAATTTTCGTTCGatcaaatgaatataattgattgatatttgatgtgttatgaatttaatttatttacaattttttgacTTACATCCAGCCTACAAGATAGATATACGGATTAATAGAAGCATAATAAGAAGGTAAGATAAAAgcttatacttaattttaactttattaattacagatttgcataatattaatgcagtatttttttatattctgagcagagcgatgaatgtattgattttacaatgttgtgtgttttttttttgtgtctgtgtacacaAGAAcgtgtcgaaataatgcttcgatTTTCTACTTCAATAGCTTTTCCGGTTCGAAAGTGAATCTAGTTAGTGCATTGgggatatcatttttttaaaattctcaatagttttcaaaagcaccgggaaaaaccaaaaataacgaaggaaaaacgggaatttttacgcaaaaccagttttcgaccaaatcgatttttttatatggttgtaattcaaaaactaatcactgtaaatacttgaaattttcaccaaatatttatgttagtggtatttatatacagttaaattttcaacaattgttgacttttttgagttatttatagataactgaaattttcaatttttttttttttttttgaagtgtcgataaaattgttttggcccaatcaaaatacttgaaaatttaattcaaagttcctcataagttattcttatagtgattaaaaaattataggaatacattggcacaatttttttttattagcatttgaagttcaaatattgactaaaaatcgtcaaaactataaatatttgcaaattattttgtatgtataattcataaaatttttgtataagtagctaagagttgaaaatttaatatgacattttccataagtttagcttgtaataattataaaagaacttaaattctaGTATATGCAGgctattaatacataaaccacctttttcaccaaccactcgAAATGATAtgctagactgacaaatcatcttcgttcagaatcgtttttcgtatacaatgatacctatcattggattcaaatttaacactcctataatatataattatgatccATATCACACCTAATATACAGTAGAGCGGTACCCATTTActcgctttttttttaattttagtttctttttttagattaattaattgtatctataaatgcattatctctatttaatttgattgagTTTAGAGTCGATACATAACgttgtagttatatttataaaattcgattttacacaaaaacaatatgttaTCGTAAAATTAAGACCCATTGGCTATAGTTTCCTGATTTTCGAATATGCGATTAACAATCCTTTtctgtaatatgtataatgtatatatattattttcactctattttagattattttagcttctattattatatgaaatatactatacataatataggtacctactgattataacatgatttgtttattattcagttaatgtaaaatgtgtatttacatattcttatactttattgttatggccttataaatatactacaatatcatattttacaacttacttatggttattatattatttatagaatgtatagtatttaaatatttaatttttgatgaaattaaaataataaaaaaatataatttaaaaaatgtttataataaaataataaccaactaTTGCATAAGGTGGGTtttgaaaagttattttttagaagCTCTTGAATAAACAGTAGACGTTTAGTGTTACGTTTTGCTATCTTTTGTACAAATAATGCACCCcaagatttttgtttttttaatatacatgccaccttctataataattaatagtacttccctaaattattatgtatgtatctaTCTTAACGGCTATACCCGTAAGCAATATTGCTagtataaaagataataatattatgtgtttggtTTAGTAGAGTtcgagtattattaattataggtgCATTAAAATACACAAGGTATTCGAATTTAGATAATCTCGTTTTTACTGAACAGGTAGAGGATACATGTACAATGTGTCATTGTACGTTATATAagagttaattataaattctttatctcactaataaaactataaaagtactaataatatagtttaatatttatacaataccttaataaaaataattacttgttAGGTCTAtggtttgaaaatgtatactcttttttttagctataacgtaatatagattaataccactattttatactacctattacctatttatgtaggtatactataataattgtacactgtacagtgaTGGctgtatactaaatataactatatacactacagtgtacataaatattgtcatctaatattataatttataatactgaattaaatattatagtgatcataatatattataaataagtaggtactaacgATTGGCAATTGTTTGGGCGGCATGATATGCATCCCGCCGGTCTCCTTTACAGCAGCCACGGTGGGCGACACCCCGTTCAAGGACCAGTGCGTGTTGACCAACACCAGACTGGCGTTGGACGCCAACTCGTCCAGGGACACGTCCAGGTCCATACGTTTTCTCAGCGTCTGTTGACTCCAGGACCGATTAATCAGCCGGAACACGGCAACGGACGCGACCGTTACGGCCGTGTTGATGAGCCGCTGGCCGAGGTCCATGCGCTCCGGCAGGCCGCTTAACATGGACGGCCTGTACGCGATCTGTAGCGGCTGGCCGACCAGGGACATGGTCCACGGCGGTAGCGAACAGCTGCTGAGCAAAACGAACGGCGCGCGGTACTTGGCGGCGAAACCGAGCGGCAGTTCGCTGTTGAAATGTTCGGCGATGACCAAGTCAAACGACGCGGTTTGGTCATCGAGCAATTTCCGGACGGCCGGCACGTCGAACAAACCTTCTGTTGTCTTGGTCAAGTAGTACAGACCGATCATTATCTTCAACGTTTTGACGATGCCAAAGTGCCCGGGATTGTCCGGCATAGTGATGTTGTTGTTGGGCATGGGCATGGAACCGGAGATACTGATGTCGGTAATTTTCGGGTGCGACGATGCGAAATTGCTGATTACGTGCACGTCGTGTCCGCGATCTGCCAAAGTCTGCAGGTAAGGCATGAACACCATGTGATGGCTGTACCCTTGGTGCGGGAACACACCGAGTATGCGAGCCGCGGAAGCGCGGTAAGAAGCGGCCACGGTGGCCGCGACGAgcaaatacttatacattgcGGTGACGTTAACCATCATGGTTACTGTGCGCTATAGCCTATAGGGTTATAGGAATAGGGCGTATAAAGGGCTCACTTTCACAGCGACGTGGTAGTTGAGTACACAGCTAGTGTGCAGGTCACGTTTAAACTGCGTAGAATTGTTTGAACTTTAAAGCGATTTATGAGTTATGTTCGAGATAAATGACGTATGTAAAAGGTATTTGCTTATGAGCTGCAATATTGGCCAGATAAGAGTATATAGTACTCAAAAATATCTGATGAGAATAGTTTTCTATAACGCTTTATAGACAATTAGATATTGAATAggatttataactaattgagTTATAATGAGCTgagctttatattattaggtacctaaaattgttaattttttgattattgcaTTGATTCTATAATGATACTtcgtgattttattttctctgAAGACACTTTTTTACAACAATcaaaaaaatgcttaaatcATCAACAACGACTGCAAgaactatatttttagttcttgTAATCAAAATggatcaaatttatttttaaaggaaatttactaatacttttcaaaataaacggtaaaactaaaaataattaccaaaaaaaaaacagcttaCTAGTATATTTACTCAAAACCAGATtccaaaaaattgaatttgtgtttttgtcataatttttaaaaatcaataataagtaaataacaatatagatttggatttttcactataatgtttgttttattatcatttgaaatttgaaattttttttttgcgcatTCTTGgttgtatgtaaaaaaagcttaaaaatgatttacaagatttttttaatgtttttacattaaaaattaacgtaAACTACGTAACGTAATGGTTCATGAACTTTTTTGAGtgattgaaattcaaattttgacaaaattggatacttatttaaagtatGTTAACGATTAATtatccaataatatttttatgagtttgtgatttttcaaaaaatataactcgtagaaattttaaaaatgtcgaaCAACTATACAttgcaatttatttagataatataaatggtaTGACGACAATAATTCGTGATATCGAAATTTGTATTTGCCATCAATTTCGATCggtcaaattaatataattaattgatgtattattaatttaatttttttttacaataattaaacttttataatcaGCCAAACAGagaggtacctacataaattaatataactttaaaaagtcaaaaaatttaaataaatctatatatcTTCAATGATCTTCTATAAACCAATAAATCTGTTTGTTCtcatgttttcaataaatttatccgTCACtgttttgcataatatacagtacctattttttttttaattttagtgtattttttagattaattaattgtataaatgcaTCATCTTTGTTTAATTTGATCGAGTTTTGAGTTGATACATAACGTTgtagttgtatttataaaatgcgaTTTTACCCAAAAATGGTATATGTtatcgtaaaaattattaatagaattttCACCAAGACCCTTTTTCCAGTTTCCCGATTTTCCAATATGCACATTGAACATTCTTTACtataatgtgtattgtgtttttcattatactttatatctaAAGCATTGtatagttacaaaaaaatacagtatattttaatttcaattattctgATTATCTTTGTTGATAAAAACTTTACACTATCCGTTATTAATGTTCAActagtattttaagtaaattaattgagctttattgtttgaaaattaatataaaaattatgatactatcatacactttatataaaatgaatgagaaattattatgaagtgcataaaataagttatattaattgttataatatacaataaatatgttttactcatataatgaatattgaatagtatgaataacttataaattacaattttgtttcataaaacaaaaccTGTTAAGTACCTcatgaataataacaacagtgttaattataatcttaccttcattattcatagttattcattcattgtaatttaaaaaaaatatgtacgttGTATACATGAAACTTGTATGAGTTTTATCTAAACGACCTATTTTAGGTTTTGAGTGTAGCGATGAacgtatttgtttaataatgatttacgtaatttttttatataatatctcttTTAAGagtactaaatactaaaaatgctTAGAACTTCTTCTTTAAGAGtggttataaaattgtattatgatttagtTAGTACTTTGGTTTATTtgacaaaatcatttttgtttctCAGTTTCTCATTAATCTCAAGTCCTCGCTCgtacaaatattgataatacataatatataatatataggtacgtatacatatattatatgcctatGCGTGTAAGTAAGCCGCTTAAAAGTTATGATGATAAAACTACAACGTAAtcgtgtatgtataataataatttgttttatcctttttaaatgttgaaaaaaattgaacctCCCCTTCCCCTTGTAAAAATTCCTGGGTATACCATCGAtacaagatataatatatcgtaaatCATAGTATGAGTttgttaacttattattttataaaaaaatcttataattcaaaaacttttttattatttgtagattTTTGGTCAAATTACTGATATTAGtcacaaatttattatcattccatttttttcataaaataatggtcGTAGAA from Aphis gossypii isolate Hap1 chromosome 1, ASM2018417v2, whole genome shotgun sequence includes these protein-coding regions:
- the LOC114128095 gene encoding UDP-glycosyltransferase UGT5 isoform X4, yielding MVNVTAMYLLVSATVAASYRASAARILGVFPHHGYSHHMVFLPYLRTLADRGHDVHVISNFDSSHPNITDINVVGSMPMSNNNVTFPNTAGYFGIVGSLTDRFSLSYLAGTTEGLFDVPAVQNLLEDRTASFDLVIAEHFNSELPLGFAAKYRAPFVLLSSCPLTPWTMSLVGQPQQIAYRPSVFSGLPEHMDLGQRLTNMAVSVVSAAMFRLVNRPWSQRTLRKRLGLDVSLDELASNVSLVLVNTHWSLNGVSPTVAAVKETGGMHIMPPKQLPIDIQKYIDEAENGVIYFCMGSLLRGETFSPEKRQMFLNVFNKIPQRVLWKWEGELPGKPSNVMIRKWMPQRDILAHPNVKLFISHGGLLGTTEAVYEGVPILSMPIFGDQMTNIKAVVSKGAAEMMNYGDLNEDEIFKKITSMITDPKYRQKAKELSEAFRDRPMSPLETAVYWTEYVIRHKGAPLLRSAAVGMPWYQYYLIDVLVVILLTVTTIFVLLYCLIFKVLLRLLNRKSKQKKS
- the LOC114128095 gene encoding UDP-glycosyltransferase UGT5 isoform X2 — encoded protein: MMVNVTAMYKYLLVAATVAASYRASAARILGVFPHQGYSHHMVFMPYLQTLADRGHDVHVISNFASSHPKITDISISGSMPMPNNNITMPDNPGHFGIVKTLKIMIGLYYLTKTTEGLFDVPAVRKLLDDQTASFDLVIAEHFNSELPLGFAAKYRAPFVLLSSCSLPPWTMSLVGQPLQIAYRPSMLSGLPERMDLGQRLINTAVTVASVAVFRLINRSWSQQTLRKRMDLDVSLDELASNASLVLVNTHWSLNGVSPTVAAVKETGGMHIMPPKQLPIDIQKYIDEAENGVIYFCMGSLLRGETFSPEKRQMFLNVFNKIPQRVLWKWEGELPGKPSNVMIRKWMPQRDILAHPNVKLFISHGGLLGTTEAVYEGVPILSMPIFGDQMTNIKAVVSKGAAEMMNYGDLNEDEIFKKITSMITDPKYRQKAKELSEAFRDRPMSPLETAVYWTEYVIRHKGAPLLRSAAVGMPWYQYYLIDVLVVILLTVTTIFVLLYCLIFKVLLRLLNRKSKQKKS